The following proteins are co-located in the Carassius carassius chromosome 39, fCarCar2.1, whole genome shotgun sequence genome:
- the LOC132121592 gene encoding palmitoyltransferase ZDHHC6, with protein sequence MNILSAVIVFENLHEVKRLFHWGPIIALTVIGVCSSMAILDSIIWYWPLDTTGGSINFIMLINWTVLILYNYFNAMFVGPGYIPLEWKPENQQDIMYLQFCRLCQGYKAPRSHHCRKCNRCVMKMDHHCPWINNCCGHMNHAYFTSFLLLAPLGCTHAALIFIMTMYTQLYDRISFGWSTVKIDMSAARHIHHPIMPFSIAAFAATLFALGLALGTTIAVGMLFFIQMKVILRNKTSIEAWIEEKAKDRIQYYQTGEDFIFPYDLGSRWENFKQVFTWSGTPIGDGIEWPVHEKCNQYTLTIEQLKQKHDKRQRSVEYRVVEDYNGACCPLGKGLNTFFRTPCTEEPRIKLTKGETIFATRGTKWWMYGDKVLNEEQANVGVRIRGWFPRRCVEKCHYDSANNLASEEKKEQ encoded by the exons ATGAATATTCTGTCTGCTGTAATTGTGTTTGAGAACCTCCATGAGGTCAAGAGGCTGTTCCACTGGGGTCCGATCATCGCTCTGACGGTCATCGGCGTGTGCTCCTCCATGGCCATACTGGACTCCATCATCTGGTACTGGCCACTGGACACCACAGGAGGGAGCATCAACTTCATCATGCTCATTAACTGGACTGTCCTCATTCTTTACAACTACTTTAATGCCATGTTTGTAGGCCCTGGTTACATTCCACTGGAGTGGAAACCG GAGAATCAACAAGATATTATGTACTTACAGTTCTGTAGATTGTGCCAAGGCTATAAAGCCCCAAGGTCACATCACTGTCGCAAATGTAACAG GTGTGTGATGAAGATGGATCACCATTGTCCCTGGATCAACAACTGCTGTGGTCACATGAATCATGCGTACTTCACTAGCTTCCTCCTGCTTGCTCCACTGGGCTGCACACACGCCGCGCTAATATTTATCATGACCATGTACACTCAACTTTATGATCGG ATCTCATTTGGCTGGAGCACAGTGAAGATTGACATGAGCGCTGCTCGACACATCCACCATCCCATCATGCCTTTCAGCATTGCAGCATTTGCAGCCACCCTCTTTGCACTGGGACTGGCACTGGGCACCACTATTGCTGTTGGGATGTTGTTTTTTATTCAG ATGAAGGTGATTCTACGAAACAAAACCTCAATAGAAGCATGGATTGAGGAGAAA GCCAAAGACAGAATCCAGTACTACCAAACAGGTGAAGACTTCATCTTCCCCTATGATCTGGGCAGTCGATGGGAGAACTTCAAGCAGGTGTTCACCTGGTCCGGGACCCCCATAGGAGATGGAATCGAATGGCCTGTTCATGAGAAGTGTAACCAGTACACTCTAACC ATTGAGCAGCTGAAGCAAAAACATGATAAACGTCAGAGGAGT GTGGAGTACAGAGTGGTGGAGGACTACAATGGCGCTTGTTGCCCTTTGGGAAAGGGACTAAACACTTTCTTTAGAACACCTTGTACAGAGGAACCCAGGATCAAACTCACAAAGGGGGAGACCATCTTTGCTACAAGAGGAACAAA GTGGTGGATGTATGGAGACAAAGTTTTGAATGAGGAACAGGCTAATG TTGGAGTTCGAATTAGAGGATGGTTTCCACGGCGATGTGTTGAAAAGTGTCATTATGACTCGGCGAATAATTTGGCAAGTGAAGAAAAGAAAGAGCAATGA